In Plasmodium falciparum 3D7 genome assembly, chromosome: 1, the genomic stretch GTACTGGTAATATGACTGTTATCATTTTTTGAACTAAAGAATTTGTTGATACCCCTTGGTGATTTATCCTTCTTATTTGATGATTGTACAGGtgttgtatttttttcatattctgctggcattttattatttttagagAATGTTggtaatatatcaaaattatgtacaaaatgtaataaaGCTAATTCGGTACTGTCTCCAAATTTTTTTACTATTTGACTATTATCGTTACAGAAAATATTTGCTTCATTACAATTTACTaaacacatataaaaattataatcatattctgaataacaatatttattaattttatcttCTAATATTTTACTACCTCTACTTATTATTGTATTTTCATTTgatttcatttcttttaaagGAATATTCCTCTTAGCACCACtcctactactattattattattattattgttgttgtttaaatcatttttcattttcttacTATCACTAGAAAAATAATCACTATATGGATCAGCTTCATCAATTGATCCTTCTTCTCCATCATCCGTTAAAGCTTCAACATTTCCttcatcttttaatttattaaaaaaagatgatTCACCtgcatatatatcatttgttAAGTTTGAACTTTCATAAAAGTAATAGGTATCCCCTTTTTGACATAGTTGGTATTCTGTTAAAGAATCAGATTCTCTAAACAAATGAAACACGGTTGTTGTCATTTGATTTGTTGTAAGGGTACCTGTTTTATCAGAACATATAACCGTTGTACATCCTAACGTCTCAACACTTTGTAATTTTCTTACTAtagcatttttttttaccattCTTCTTGTTCCTAAAGCTAAACAAGTTGTTATGACTGCTGGCAATCCTTCTGGTATAGCAGCAACAGCTAAAGCAACactaattttaaaataatataaacaaccatataaaaatgaaccaTGAATTGGATCTGAGAAatgtttaaaattaataatccATACAGTTACACatattacaaaaatgatTTTTGATAATTGTTGACCAAATAAATcgatttttatttgtaaagGTGTTTGAGTATCTTCACTATTTGATTCTATAACAGCATGCTGAATATGACCTATTTCAGTCTTCATACCTATGTTGATTACAACAGCTATACATCTACCACATACAATAGCGGtagatgaaaataaaatattttttttcaactgTATTTCACAATTTTTATAACTATCTTCCATTTTTTCAGCATATTTGTCAACTGAACAGGATTCTCCTGTTAACATACTCTGTTCAACTTTTAAACTtgttgaatatattttaattattcttGCATCAGCGGGAGTTTTATTACCAACACTCAATTCAATAATATCAccaacatataaatatttactaTCAATAATTTCCCACTTCCCATCTCGTAATACTTTAGCTTTGGTAGGTTGTAATTCTTTTAAAGCTTCTAAAGATTTTTCAGCATTACATTCTTGCCATACACCTACGGCAgcatttaatattaatattaatactatAACTAATGGTTCAATAAAATCacatatttctatttttttatgtttcatATCTAATAAAGTTAACACGAAACTAATGAATGCAGCTAGTAATAATATCTTTACTAATAAATCATCAAATTGATTTAATATCAATTCAAAAAtacttttcttcttttctacTTCTAATTCATTCAAACCATATTTTAATCTTCTATCATCCAATTCCTCATTCTTTAAACCATTATCTTTGTTTACATCCAAAAATTTTAGTACATCCTCAACATCGTATGTATGAGCATTCTTAATAACCTCTTCCATTCTTTATATACAAAccaaaatattatgtataataataaataatttcacGAATGACAAAGATATAATAAGTTCAAcgaaataaattaaataatataaaataaacacatatatatatatatatatatatatatatatattattatatatatttaatatattttattaatacaaaaaaaaaaaaaaaaaaaaaaatatatatatataaataaatataaaaaaaaaaaattttatatattgagcataaataaatattaatattatgcatatatgtgtgtataatattatatatatgggtACTAATTCctttaatttctttaattttttttttttttttttttggtgagAGAAGAAAATTCTCTCTATTGTTAAAAGGTGCttttatgattttatatattatatgacataaatttttttattttttattttaagcataaaaaaaatataaataatataaaataatataaatgatattttatatatatatatatatatataaatataataaatacttTTTACTTTATTCTTTCATTAGcatgatataatatacttatttatttttaaaattaaaatacaaGAAATTTATTCTCCAAATTATAtcttacaaaaatatatatatatatatatatgtatgtatatattatatatattatatatatatatatttttgtatttatatataatgtatatatattttttttttttttctagaaataataaataaaaggtatattatttttttgttattcttcaaatgatataaaaaatatatatatatatatatatatatatatatatatataataaaataagaataaatttatatataattatataaatggataatataataaaaaataaaaatatatcaattcataatatatatatataatatatataatataatattttaaataattatgaaaattatttatattattaatattataaaatatattttttcaaaatggaagaaaaaaaaaatataattttttctttttacgtatatatcatttgtcatatatataatataaatttatattattatataaaaaatttttatcatgatatataatataatataatataataatacaataattataaaatttgaaaaaaaaaaaattaaaaaaaaacaaaataaaagaaatatttaaatataacaaatattaatatatgatacatgttataataatatattgtatatatatatatatatatatatatatatattttttgatgattataaattaaaaatacttgtattttttaaatacatataatatatatatattatatatatatataatatataatatattatatataataaatataatttatttttttaagatatttcataaaaaaaaaaaaaaaaaaaaaaaaaaaaaaaacacttgtaatttttatatatattgtaatatattaagaaattattacaaaaatatatcacaactttattatattatgaatttataaaaaatttatactacatacatgttatatttttttttcttttttaaggaccaaattcatattttattttccgaAGTacaaaagcaaaaaaaaacaaaataaaaaaaaaaaataataaataaaacaaaaaaaaataaataaatagttaaattaatataaaattaaatttaccgtagtatatatattttttattagtattttttttaaaaaacgatatgaagaaatataaaacacaTAAGAGATAATTATgtagtttttatttatgtacgCATAACATAATTTAAGATTTGAATTCaagaatatatgtttttagaaaaaaaagagaatatatataaaattatatatttttatttgtatttttttatttttttgttttatattataggataataataatagagcttataaaataaatacctaataaaatatatatattatatatatatatatatatatatatatatatatatatatttgttatatattatttaaaaatatgtcaAATGAACGTTCATTTTTTTCGACTATAAGAAAAAAGCacacttttatatatatgaagtaTAGCGATATGTAAAaagaaatgtatatataaaactactttcttttcatttttaagaTATTAAGAGGACATATAAATAAgctctttatatataatacaatttattcctatatatatatatatatatatatgttcatagacatgtgaaatatatatataaatgtgtaaAATGATTTTTCTaagtaaataattaaatatatacatatatagatatatttatttatttatttatattacaatttttaaACCTTTACagaaaatatttcatatgatCATTTCATTAGagctaatatatatatcatacacaatacatatattatatatatatatatattttttttttttttttgtatgaatatatattgatacaattccttatattatttgttattatcaattattatatcactcttcacaaaaaaaaaaaaagaaaaaacaatataaaaagttatgtccttttttttttttttttttttttttctttctaatattaaaatatatatattataattatattatatattttcatccagttatcatatatttctttttttttttttttttattattattacaacggttcttttttcttttatttaaaaaaaaattttcctcataaacatttttttcttacaacaaaaaaaattggtTTGTGAAGGTTACCTATTGTATAATTAACTGTAATTATGATATTTATGAAAACATTTAAGAAtcgattttttaaaataacttggcacatatatatatatatatatataaatatatatatattgttgaGATAAGAATAAtcgtttttaatattttcaaattatataaaataaattttatgatataatatttatttacattataaatatgttcattttgtggtattatatatgtgagCATTTTTAAgcctataattattattataccttcaaaaaaaaaaaaaaaaaaaaaattcatatatgcatatatttatataaacatataaatataaatatataaatatatatatattatttaattttcacattttattaatatactaAATATTGTTGTCGTTCTAtaagtaatattattatatatatgtaaaatatttttttttttttttttttttttgacttcattttatattgtaggagaaatatgtataaataaaataattttccttTAAAATACattgattatataaaaaattatatttatttaaataatatatgttacaattttaagaataaaataaaaaaaaaaaaaaaaagaaaaacgatgaatgatgataatacGTTAGCCCTATTATATGAAggaattaatttaattttcgATAAATGGTAAGATTTTAAATgctgttttaaaaaaaaataatattatataattttatatactctatataatatatatatatatatatatatgtatatttacatatttttatttttatttatatttatttattttttttattttcctattTATTTGAAGGACTATACTACGTTTAGCTGTTACAAATAACTGGGGAGGAATAAACTCAGAagataagaaaaagaaattaattgAATATGTTCACAACTTTGTTacaagtaataataaaataaaataataaaatctgtgtttcatatgtatttgttcaatatatttattaccaaattttttaattttattttttttctcaagATAATAATGCAAAGAATAAATTGTGTGATTATTTAAGAGATGAAATGAGCGTTCTTTTTAATGTTGATATTGAAGATCATAGCGatgtaagaaaaaaaaaaaagaaaaagggaaaacattcaaatatataaatatcttttttttgttttttttttgtatatgtctatatataataggatcatataaaaaataaattatttgtttAATGTATAATGTTTTACTATcattgtgtatatatattattatgtgtctttatatatatatatatatatatctatataatagtgttattttttttatttttatttttttatttgttagaTTGAAATTGCCGATTTAATACTCGATCTTTATcagaatttaaaaaagaagaattacGACATTctagaaaaaattaaaaacatacaaatatatgatatatcttgttcacaagaaaaaaatttaattcaGAATTATGAACAGGGCGACGAAGAAAATATGGAAGATGAGTATTCTTCCTCAAATTATAGTGAATATTCAAATGAAGAATCGTTAGacaaagaataaaaataaaataaaacacaaaaaaataaaacaaaataaaataaaaagaaaagaaaaagaaaataaaaagagaataaaaagaaaagaaatgaaatgaaaattaGAAATGAAtgaattcatttttaaaagagcacatttctttttctttttttttcatataaaaaattaaacagtataaatattatatatatatatatatatatatatatatatatatatatatatatatatatatttatatatattataatttcatattatttacatttacacgttatgtttttattttattttattttattttttatttatttattatttttttttttttttttttttttttcttttactttcaatatattttcttgttattaattttatattttataaacaattcatataatctattaataatattatgtaaagATAACTATAAAAagcttttaaaaatataagaataataagattaaatgatttatatatattttaaaataattctcttctctttttaaatggtaataaatgaaattaattttttaaaggcttgctcaaaaaaaaaattttttttttttttttttccccctcaatattattactacacacaaattaatattttcctcctttttaaaaatataaaaatagcacacatatatacatatatatatatatatattatcatattacatattttggTGTATCCGTTGATAcacatcattattaataatacttaatatgaaaatattttattttattttgttttattttattttattttattattatttcttattaaaattaacaCATAGCTTACTacttttatgaatatatttaatattaaaatgtacCTTTGAGGATTTCTTCAAATGGTAAAAAATTTGTATGaaatacatttaaaaaaaaaaaaaaaaaaaaaatgtatgaattaaacaataaaaatgatgataacgataaaaatataaattcatttgtaaataatgataatataaaggaTAAGAATTATATAGATGAAGAAGATATAAAACCAAATAATTTAGTACtccaaaatataaatagagaaaaaaaaaataaagatcaCCATGAtagttttaaaatatatgatataaaacatttagATCATGTAGATGATACAAGTcatgaagatataaaaacCATCATAGAAAATTCAATacataatgaaaaagaaacatataaggaacaaaataataataataataatgatgatgatgataacatTTATACATTCGTGTCCTCATCAAACGAAGGAACTTCcaaaaatattcaaatgtCTAGAAATATGCTACATGAGAACTCTctagataaaaaatataattctgagatgataaaagaaaataatgtaaaCGATTATACTGCTCATTATCCTTTAAAggaacatattaatattaaccAGGACTACtctaaaaattataaaaatgaaacagTCTTTGATAAGGATAACAAtacaaatgataatataaagaatctTGAGGAATACAATTTacaatataatgataatataaaaaatgtaggaaaaatagatatacctaataatgataatcaaaattatgttcataatataaataatttaataccaaacgataataattatgatattcATGATTATAATGTAAGAAATGTATCTGATATTGATAACtatcatatgaataataaaaagaacaataacaaagttaataattttagtgagaaagaaaaaattatggaacttcataaaaatgacaaaattacaaatataattatttacaaaCGCATGTATCAATCTTTTatccttttaaaaaaagaatatagaCATCTAATTGATgagcataaaaaaaaaataaatatcaataaaaaattaaattatgaatttaatagtttaaaaaataatagctATTATtcaaactttttttttaaaaacgaTTCTGATAATTTATTTGATGATTTGGCTGTAGGAATAagcaatatatttaaatggatggatatagataataaaattattcaaacaaattttcataaagacaaaagggaaaataaaactgctaattatgatgataataaaaatggcgttcatgaaaataaaaatggtgttcatgataataaaaatggtgttcatgaaaataaaaatggtgttcatgatgataataaaaatggtgttcatgatgataataaaaatggtgttcatgatgataataaaaatggtgttcaagataataataattatcttcaagataataataataattatcttcaagataataataataattatattcaagataataataataattatattcaagataataataataattatcttcaagataataataataataattgtattgatgatgataaaaattgtgataatttaaaaaatagtcCTTTTCATGAGAATGCCACTATGAATAAACAAACTACACATAATATACATTCAATCGgaaattatgatgataacaTAAATGTAGaaatagaagaaaaaaaaggaaaactaTATTTTGATCCTTCTCAAAATTGTATGGATACTATTATTAGCATGGGGGATAATCATGATAATATAagtgatgatgaaaatagaGGAAcacataaaaagaaaaaaaatgaattaaatattttaaatgaaaataatagtGGACAAATCTATTCAAAGGATAAATCAACAGATgagcatataaaaaatacattatcAAATAAAGACAATTTTAGcataaaaagtaataatactactactactactaataataataataataataataataataacaataataaaaatagtagtagtagtaacaataataataataataaaaatagtagtagtagtaacaATAGTAACAATTGTTATTCGCCTAATGAATCTTATCATACTAATAACAACATACAACATAaggaagataaaaaaaatgatcaacttttaaataataaaaccacaataattattaaacaaACAAAAGAAGATATAGTCACTTCATTGCCGCATACATCAAATAAAATCCAAAACTGCTCACAAAATTAcccattttataaaaaagaaattatacatgaaaaaatcaaaaaaggatgtattttacaaaatatcaaaatgaaagaagggataattattaataaaactaATACATTTCAAGATTATAGAACTAAACGAAATTCCTACTTATGGCAAAGAGATACTGTaactagaaaaaaaaatgctaAATGTTATAACTCTCCTAATAAATtagaatataaaacaaaatataataataatcataaaaaagCATATCAACCAAtgaaattaaataatgattccttaaaagaaaatattattgattatataaaaaaaaagttacaTAATAGATATAAAAGCGTAAACCAAATAAATGATGTAAGAAAAAACAACCAAAAtgaaaacaatataatatccCATAAGTTAAACAAAATTAATCAGAACATAAATGTACCTAATCAAAGTATAAAATCAGATTgccaaaatataaatacaatttCAGAAGATATAGACAATACATTCCTCTTAAATTGGgataattacaaaaaaacaaataaccAATATGATCAATTCACAAAATCAATTTTCCATATTTGTagttataaagaaaatgaatatattccAATAAATGTGAATAATTTCTTCGCCACCAATAAGAAAGTTAATACAACTTCCGATTTCAGCTTGAAatgtttgaaaaaaaatatggaattTATATTAAGGAAAAGACAAAACAAAGTTATATCTAATTTTAACAAAAATGTAGTTGATAAAAACAATGTAATTGATCAAAAAAATGTAgctgataaaaaaaatgtaattgatcaaaaaaatgtagttgataaaaaaaatgtagttgataaaaataatctaATTGGTAATCATGtcaaaaataatgatgaacaaTATAAACCTTGTGATAAACCTGGCGCGTTAGGACACACATCATCTATAattttgaaaaagaaaatgtatcAGAAAAAGtcctcttttttatttaataaaaataattttcatatgataaataaGAAATTGAAGTACTGCAAAAAATGttgtaataatgatatttcCAAATGTGTTATAAAAACAAGACACTGGagaaatgttatatataaaacaaacgaggaaaaaaatgaaatattttattttcttcttaaaaaaataataacttcttttgaaaagaaaaaaaaaggaaacatACTAAAAACGTATAAAGTAAAATTACTTCAAAATAATcaacattatatttatatatatatatttcaaattgaGAAATATCCAAAAATGGCTagtgatattttttttttaactcaAAAAAGTTCCTTGCCTGTTCAGAAAAAATATTCCATGTTCaggaaaaatcaaaaaaaaaaatatatatatgaacaaacCAGCAAGCTTGATGATTCTGAATATGAGGAAAAATGCGAAAAAGATGGaaataaattgaaaaaaaatatatttcaattttatatgaatgaGCATGAGAAATGTTGTGTTTC encodes the following:
- a CDS encoding pre-rRNA-processing protein TSR2, putative yields the protein MNDDNTLALLYEGINLIFDKWTILRLAVTNNWGGINSEDKKKKLIEYVHNFVTNNNAKNKLCDYLRDEMSVLFNVDIEDHSDIEIADLILDLYQNLKKKNYDILEKIKNIQIYDISCSQEKNLIQNYEQGDEENMEDEYSSSNYSEYSNEESLDKE